The following proteins are co-located in the Acidicapsa acidisoli genome:
- the panB gene encoding 3-methyl-2-oxobutanoate hydroxymethyltransferase yields the protein MSLTNFPEEGRTAAAPTSQMTTKVTMPALAGMKRQGKPITALTAYDYATSRLVDESGIDMILVGDSLAMVVLGHDNTLAVTVDEMLHHTRAVRRAVRRALVVADMPFGSYHGKISEGVGNAVRFVKEAGAEAVKIEGPRTELVRALTDAEIPVVGHLGLTPQSVHRMGGYRVQAKTTETVSQLRADAVALAEAGAGAIVLEGVPREVASAVTADLAIPTIGIGAGPECDGQILVFHDILNMTFAPHAKFVRQYADAAALIRDAVERYREDVEHRAFPTDEESYHLPAAVREAVQAAEAAETLELPAAAGIHRV from the coding sequence ATGAGCCTTACCAATTTCCCCGAAGAGGGCAGAACTGCTGCCGCTCCTACTTCCCAAATGACAACTAAGGTTACAATGCCAGCGCTGGCCGGAATGAAGCGCCAGGGCAAACCCATCACCGCGCTCACGGCGTACGACTATGCTACGTCGCGCCTCGTGGACGAGTCCGGAATCGACATGATTCTGGTCGGCGATTCGCTGGCCATGGTGGTGCTCGGACACGACAACACGCTGGCTGTCACCGTAGATGAGATGCTGCACCACACGCGGGCCGTCCGTCGTGCAGTGCGCCGCGCACTGGTTGTAGCGGATATGCCCTTCGGCAGCTATCACGGGAAGATCTCCGAGGGCGTTGGCAATGCGGTACGCTTCGTCAAGGAAGCAGGAGCCGAAGCGGTCAAGATCGAAGGGCCACGCACAGAGTTGGTGCGGGCGCTCACCGACGCCGAGATTCCCGTAGTCGGGCATCTTGGCCTCACTCCGCAAAGCGTGCATCGAATGGGCGGCTATCGCGTCCAGGCCAAGACCACCGAGACCGTTTCGCAGCTTCGTGCCGATGCCGTAGCGCTGGCGGAAGCGGGCGCAGGAGCGATTGTGCTGGAAGGAGTTCCGCGCGAAGTCGCCTCGGCGGTTACAGCAGATCTGGCGATTCCGACGATTGGCATCGGCGCCGGTCCGGAATGCGACGGACAGATTCTCGTCTTCCACGACATTTTGAACATGACCTTCGCGCCTCATGCGAAGTTTGTCCGTCAATACGCCGACGCCGCCGCACTGATTCGCGATGCGGTGGAGCGTTATCGCGAAGATGTCGAGCATCGCGCGTTTCCTACGGACGAAGAGAGCTACCACCTCCCTGCCGCAGTTCGCGAAGCCGTCCAGGCCGCTGAAGCCGCTGAGACATTGGAACTGCCTGCCGCCGCTGGAATTCATCGGGTCTAG
- the panC gene encoding pantoate--beta-alanine ligase → MQIIQTVAELRAWSREFHRSGKTVGLVPTMGALHEGHLSLVRTAKAACDGVAVSIFVNPTQFGPNEDFALYPRTFDADCTLLKAEGVNAVFAPAPEEIYQSGASTFVEVAGLSDRLDGASRPGHFRGVATVVAKLLIAAEPGRAFFGQKDAAQVAVLRRMTADLGLPVELVICPIVRERDGLAMSSRNRYLSAAERRQALVLHRALNAVDALVATGERSSEALIAAAHANFATEPSVRVDYIAAVDWATLEPVQEARPGTLIAVAAFVGTTRLIDNLVVE, encoded by the coding sequence ATGCAAATAATCCAAACAGTAGCCGAACTGCGCGCGTGGTCGCGCGAATTTCATCGATCTGGAAAAACAGTCGGCCTCGTGCCGACCATGGGAGCTCTGCACGAAGGACATTTGTCTCTCGTGCGCACGGCGAAAGCTGCCTGCGATGGCGTGGCTGTAAGCATCTTCGTGAACCCAACCCAGTTTGGGCCGAATGAAGACTTCGCCCTGTATCCGCGCACCTTCGACGCAGATTGCACACTCCTCAAAGCAGAAGGTGTAAACGCGGTTTTCGCGCCGGCGCCCGAGGAGATTTACCAGTCCGGCGCCAGTACCTTTGTCGAGGTTGCCGGGCTCAGCGACCGTCTGGATGGAGCATCAAGGCCGGGCCATTTTCGCGGCGTGGCTACGGTCGTGGCCAAGCTGCTGATTGCCGCAGAGCCGGGTCGTGCCTTCTTCGGGCAAAAAGACGCTGCGCAAGTTGCCGTGTTGCGGCGGATGACAGCCGACCTCGGTCTGCCCGTGGAACTCGTCATCTGCCCGATTGTGCGGGAGCGCGACGGGCTGGCAATGAGCTCGCGGAACCGCTATTTGAGCGCTGCAGAGCGAAGACAAGCATTGGTTCTGCATCGCGCTCTGAATGCCGTTGATGCGCTGGTCGCCACGGGAGAGCGTTCCTCAGAAGCATTGATCGCCGCCGCCCATGCGAATTTTGCCACGGAGCCGTCAGTCCGGGTTGATTACATCGCCGCTGTCGATTGGGCCACGCTTGAGCCTGTCCAGGAAGCCCGACCCGGAACACTGATCGCTGTTGCCGCCTTTGTTGGGACGACACGGCTGATCGATAACCTCGTCGTCGAATAG